Proteins encoded in a region of the Altererythrobacter ishigakiensis genome:
- a CDS encoding Crp/Fnr family transcriptional regulator — MTKIKDDAHFIVHFSVMHSKQSAEALPTSIIFGGTGAPVASLGAAEATHLRLQALARYAGARSGDSRVVDNRVNQVVLVVEGAVKLIASVSGGRTHVMGFYFKDDFIYLPARETHAYNLCALKDCELIAFPATEFIRLAQNDRALNNNFISHLLRTLGRSREKTIALGQKTARERVATFLVSMAERIGSPFSNGALLDLPMSRRDIGENIGLTIETVSRQMTELRNAGLVSTSGRSQVKILDLAALKQEAGHFPVLT, encoded by the coding sequence TTGACCAAAATCAAGGACGACGCTCATTTCATCGTGCATTTTTCGGTGATGCACTCGAAGCAATCAGCTGAAGCTTTGCCGACTTCCATCATTTTTGGGGGAACAGGAGCACCCGTGGCCTCGCTTGGCGCTGCTGAAGCGACGCATCTTCGTCTGCAGGCGCTCGCCAGATATGCTGGTGCCCGCTCGGGGGATTCTCGCGTTGTCGACAACAGGGTCAACCAGGTGGTGCTTGTCGTCGAGGGGGCGGTTAAGCTGATTGCCAGCGTTTCGGGTGGACGTACCCATGTCATGGGTTTCTACTTCAAAGACGACTTCATCTATCTTCCAGCACGAGAAACGCACGCCTACAACCTCTGCGCCTTGAAAGACTGCGAACTCATCGCCTTTCCGGCGACGGAGTTTATTCGTTTGGCTCAGAACGACAGGGCGCTGAACAATAACTTCATTAGCCATCTGCTACGTACCCTCGGTCGAAGTCGCGAAAAGACCATTGCTCTAGGGCAGAAGACAGCGCGGGAACGGGTCGCGACTTTCCTGGTCAGCATGGCTGAACGGATCGGTTCTCCATTCTCCAATGGAGCTCTCCTCGATCTCCCGATGTCTCGCCGTGATATTGGCGAGAACATTGGGCTTACGATCGAAACTGTGAGCCGACAGATGACGGAGCTTCGAAATGCGGGCCTCGTGTCCACTTCGGGCAGGTCGCAAGTCAAGATCCTCGATCTGGCCGCACTGAAGCAAGAAGCCGGCCACTTCCCCGTCCTAACCTGA
- a CDS encoding DUF1134 domain-containing protein: protein MRPTLFQHCKLAGAALFAGFVVVGSPIAAQELEAIDPDAVYEESTDIGAIDGDLEASGAQQVATEPVSNETGNDLVAFGSAQDAKEEAETELPQSANDATAAAEEAEPTFAGSETTYGEDDLIGAAEGVFGKGAEGLAGMIEDLLRKQGEPNGYIVGREGGGALVVGVRYGSGTLHHKVEGNRPVYWTGPSIGFDAGANAGNTFVLVYNLYDTEDLYERFPAGEGQAYFVGGLHASYMRKDDIVLIPIRVGAGLRLGVNAGYMKFSKKQRWLPF from the coding sequence ATGAGACCGACATTGTTTCAACATTGCAAATTGGCTGGCGCGGCACTGTTTGCTGGCTTCGTCGTGGTCGGGAGCCCGATCGCAGCCCAAGAGCTTGAAGCGATCGATCCGGACGCTGTCTACGAAGAGAGCACAGACATCGGTGCAATCGACGGCGATCTTGAGGCTAGCGGCGCCCAGCAAGTCGCAACCGAACCAGTCTCCAATGAAACCGGGAATGATCTGGTCGCCTTTGGATCAGCCCAGGATGCCAAAGAGGAAGCCGAAACCGAGCTCCCTCAATCAGCAAACGATGCCACGGCAGCGGCCGAAGAAGCAGAACCCACCTTTGCAGGCAGCGAAACGACGTATGGTGAAGACGATCTGATCGGCGCGGCTGAAGGCGTCTTCGGCAAAGGCGCGGAAGGACTTGCCGGCATGATCGAGGATCTGTTGCGCAAACAGGGCGAGCCCAATGGCTACATCGTGGGCCGTGAAGGCGGCGGTGCGCTTGTGGTGGGAGTCCGCTATGGATCAGGCACGCTGCATCATAAGGTTGAAGGTAACAGGCCAGTTTATTGGACCGGCCCGTCGATTGGATTCGATGCCGGTGCGAACGCAGGCAATACTTTCGTACTGGTCTATAATCTCTACGATACTGAAGACCTGTATGAACGCTTCCCCGCGGGCGAGGGGCAGGCATATTTCGTAGGCGGATTGCATGCGAGCTATATGCGCAAAGATGACATTGTGCTGATACCGATCCGCGTAGGAGCGGGCCTGCGTC
- a CDS encoding cupin domain-containing protein, with the protein MDRREHIEFVQSQLLPWQRIGAGLARPDAEYKMLSRDPESGACSALMRYPPGWSRMGPEHILADEEFFVLDGSLEMDGELHEADSYAFLPAGWTRNSMASKNGCVLIAFYNCEPVLVGDMGDCDTARAILHLKTRQMAWDMTLNDPNLRHLGISRKDLRTDLETGERTFLSLILPQSEPPAGKGPQESHPVVEECYMIAGSLTGPPGTMHPGAYFWRPPTIPHGPYGSRWGAVSLIRFVGGRHENIWSDDQADFSFDQAYDPILPERLEYLRNSSWQGPLPF; encoded by the coding sequence ATGGATCGTCGTGAGCATATCGAGTTTGTGCAGTCGCAATTGCTACCCTGGCAACGCATCGGTGCGGGGCTTGCGCGGCCGGATGCCGAATACAAGATGCTCAGCCGTGACCCTGAGAGTGGGGCTTGCAGTGCTTTGATGCGCTATCCTCCCGGCTGGTCGCGCATGGGGCCGGAGCATATTCTGGCAGACGAGGAATTCTTCGTTCTCGACGGATCACTGGAAATGGACGGAGAGCTGCATGAAGCGGACAGCTATGCCTTCCTGCCTGCCGGGTGGACCCGCAACAGCATGGCCAGCAAGAACGGCTGCGTCTTGATTGCATTCTACAATTGCGAGCCCGTTCTCGTCGGAGATATGGGTGACTGCGACACGGCGCGTGCGATCCTGCATCTCAAGACGCGGCAGATGGCTTGGGACATGACGCTCAATGACCCCAATCTGCGCCATCTGGGAATTTCGCGAAAGGATCTGCGGACCGACCTGGAGACCGGCGAACGTACGTTCCTTTCATTGATTCTCCCGCAGTCCGAACCGCCCGCTGGCAAGGGGCCGCAGGAAAGCCACCCGGTTGTCGAGGAATGTTACATGATTGCTGGCTCGCTAACAGGGCCGCCCGGCACGATGCATCCAGGCGCCTATTTCTGGAGACCGCCAACTATTCCCCACGGCCCGTACGGTTCGCGCTGGGGTGCGGTATCGCTGATCCGTTTTGTCGGTGGTCGGCATGAAAATATCTGGAGTGACGACCAAGCCGATTTCTCGTTCGATCAGGCCTACGATCCGATCCTTCCTGAGCGGTTGGAGTACCTGCGCAATTCCTCGTGGCAAGGCCCGCTTCCCTTCTAG
- a CDS encoding Crp/Fnr family transcriptional regulator has product MNSCQACAVRNRAICADLDDEEIGLLNAIGRRKHLRAGEQLLWEGDEAIIVANVVEGVLKLSTQTADGKEQILGMVYPSDFLGRPFGETTPYGVEALSDAQVCVFRRTDFDRFAREHPRLEHKLLERTLAELDRTRRWMVLLGRMNAEQKLATYLVETAERLLPATCEEAEPGDKRTITLPLSRQQMADVLGLTIETVSRHISKLKNEGLIDLPGRRELTINSLKALAERGG; this is encoded by the coding sequence ATGAATTCTTGCCAAGCTTGCGCTGTTCGCAATCGAGCGATCTGTGCTGACCTCGACGACGAGGAAATTGGATTGCTCAACGCAATCGGGCGGAGAAAGCATCTGCGCGCAGGCGAACAGCTGCTGTGGGAAGGCGACGAGGCGATTATTGTTGCCAATGTGGTGGAAGGCGTCCTCAAGCTTTCGACACAAACAGCAGACGGCAAAGAGCAGATTCTTGGGATGGTCTATCCATCGGACTTTCTTGGTCGTCCGTTTGGTGAGACCACGCCCTACGGTGTCGAGGCGCTGAGCGACGCCCAGGTCTGTGTATTCAGGCGCACCGATTTCGACAGATTTGCCCGCGAGCATCCCCGTCTTGAGCACAAGTTGCTTGAGCGCACGCTCGCGGAGCTGGATCGAACGCGGCGATGGATGGTCCTGCTGGGAAGGATGAATGCCGAACAGAAACTGGCTACGTACCTCGTTGAGACGGCCGAGCGCCTCCTCCCGGCGACTTGCGAAGAAGCGGAGCCTGGTGACAAGCGAACAATCACCCTGCCTCTCTCTCGCCAGCAAATGGCAGACGTTCTCGGTCTCACCATTGAAACGGTTAGTCGTCATATCAGCAAGCTGAAGAACGAAGGACTGATCGATCTTCCAGGCCGCCGAGAACTAACAATCAACTCGCTCAAGGCACTTGCAGAGCGAGGTGGCTAG
- a CDS encoding single-stranded DNA-binding protein produces the protein MTNIAILTGRIARDPESRETKGGTNVTGITVVTDRPARDKDGKTYKDENGYTAKESEFHRVTCFNGLAKTVGQYCTKGQLVSVQGRIHYTQWEDKDGVTRYGTEILADKVDFLSRGNGSSENDDNKDAPEID, from the coding sequence ATGACCAATATCGCAATCCTCACCGGCCGCATCGCCCGCGATCCGGAATCCCGCGAGACCAAGGGCGGCACCAATGTCACCGGGATCACCGTCGTCACCGATCGCCCCGCACGCGACAAGGATGGCAAGACCTACAAAGACGAGAACGGCTACACTGCCAAGGAAAGCGAGTTCCACCGGGTGACCTGCTTCAACGGCCTCGCCAAGACCGTCGGGCAGTACTGCACCAAGGGCCAGCTGGTCAGCGTCCAGGGCCGCATCCACTACACCCAGTGGGAAGACAAGGACGGGGTCACCCGCTACGGCACCGAGATCCTCGCCGACAAGGTCGACTTCCTCTCCCGCGGCAACGGTTCGAGCGAGAACGACGACAACAAGGATGCCCCCGAGATCGACTGA
- the hemN gene encoding oxygen-independent coproporphyrinogen III oxidase, producing MWPYYPELLEQSVPRYTSFPNAAEFKAIDEGDYRTAVEYAEGDVSLYVHIPFCEKICHYCGCNTGAAGRRHRLESYLDALHREIETVSRLLPSKSQVRRIAFGGGSPNALAPTDFVRLVDDLIIRFGISDPAFSIELDPRTISREWAQVIRALGIDRASLGVQTFAPHCQEAIGRIQSDALIAEATELLRNAGVKSLNFDLMYGLPQQSSDDLFATLQRTVALGADRIALFGYAHMPHVVPRQRAVDCRSMPDKAARFAMAELGFTYLRSHGYCAIGFDHFARSATDPLAIAAQAGALRRNFQGFTDDDASSLIGLGASAISSFETLLAQNEKNSGRYCMLASDGRIATVRGVSRSPDDRIRGRVIEQLLCSGKAQVPPELEAETSPLLRPFLDRGLASCEKGTISITPDGLPYSRAIAARFDPYRDHLPGRFSSAV from the coding sequence ATGTGGCCTTACTATCCAGAGCTGCTTGAGCAGTCTGTTCCGCGATATACTAGCTTCCCGAATGCGGCGGAGTTCAAGGCGATCGACGAAGGCGACTATCGCACCGCTGTCGAGTACGCAGAGGGCGACGTCTCCCTCTATGTCCATATCCCGTTTTGTGAGAAGATCTGCCATTACTGTGGTTGCAATACCGGTGCCGCCGGACGCCGACACCGATTGGAATCCTATCTCGACGCTTTGCATCGCGAGATCGAAACGGTTTCGCGTCTGCTCCCCTCAAAATCACAGGTTCGCCGAATTGCGTTTGGCGGCGGGAGCCCCAATGCGCTGGCACCAACGGATTTCGTTCGGCTCGTCGATGATTTGATCATCCGCTTTGGGATATCCGATCCGGCATTCTCTATCGAACTTGACCCACGCACGATCTCTCGCGAATGGGCCCAGGTCATAAGGGCGCTCGGGATTGATCGTGCCAGCCTCGGCGTCCAGACTTTCGCGCCGCACTGTCAGGAAGCGATAGGGCGCATTCAATCCGATGCCCTGATTGCAGAAGCTACCGAGCTGTTACGCAATGCCGGTGTGAAGTCGCTCAACTTCGACCTGATGTACGGCTTGCCCCAGCAATCCAGTGATGATCTGTTCGCTACTCTGCAGCGCACTGTTGCGCTCGGAGCTGACCGGATTGCACTGTTTGGCTATGCGCATATGCCGCACGTGGTACCGCGGCAACGCGCAGTGGATTGTCGCTCGATGCCGGACAAGGCCGCCAGGTTTGCTATGGCGGAGCTTGGCTTCACTTATCTTCGCTCTCACGGGTACTGCGCAATTGGTTTCGACCATTTCGCGCGCTCCGCGACCGATCCGCTGGCGATCGCCGCGCAAGCAGGGGCTCTGCGCCGTAATTTCCAAGGGTTCACCGATGACGATGCGTCGAGCTTGATAGGCCTCGGCGCATCGGCGATCAGTTCATTCGAGACGCTGCTCGCCCAAAATGAAAAGAATAGCGGTCGATACTGCATGCTGGCATCGGACGGTCGGATTGCCACTGTTCGGGGCGTGTCGCGATCGCCGGACGACCGAATTCGAGGTCGAGTGATCGAGCAGCTCCTGTGTTCGGGGAAAGCACAAGTGCCTCCTGAGCTTGAAGCCGAAACAAGCCCGTTACTCCGTCCGTTTCTGGATCGCGGCCTGGCATCCTGCGAAAAGGGCACCATCTCGATAACTCCGGATGGACTGCCATACTCGCGAGCAATTGCCGCTCGGTTCGACCCCTATCGCGACCACCTGCCTGGTCGCTTCAGTTCGGCGGTTTAG
- a CDS encoding acyl-CoA dehydrogenase family protein, translated as MDFSLSENQSLWRDRVRSFMDAHVYRAEEVYRSQLGECGDERWQVPPIIEELKARAYSEGLWNLFLPPSEHDEEAYRGAGLSNLDYALCAEEMGRVGFASEAFNCSAPDTGNMEVLHRYGSPEQKAQWLRPLLDGEIRSAFLMTEPDVASSDATNIQTSIRREGDEYVINGRKWWSSGVGDPRCKVAIVMGKTDPDANAHQQQSQILVPLDTPGVEIVRMLPVFGYDGAPHGHGEVVLRDVRVPASNIILGEGRGFEIAQGRLGPGRIHHCMRAIGAAERAIEKMAERLQSRVAFGKRLSEQSVWEQRLGEARLDIEMTRLLCLKAADMMDKAGNKAAKLEIALIKVAAPRTALRVLDHAMQAHGAGGLSDDFGLAEVYAGMRALRIADGPDEVHLRSIARMEFGKFRDRMADWRDRRGS; from the coding sequence ATGGATTTCAGCCTTTCCGAGAATCAGTCCCTTTGGCGAGATCGCGTGCGAAGTTTCATGGACGCGCATGTCTATCGAGCAGAAGAGGTATACCGATCCCAGCTGGGCGAATGTGGAGACGAGCGCTGGCAGGTTCCGCCAATCATCGAAGAACTGAAAGCGCGCGCCTATTCCGAGGGGCTATGGAACCTCTTCCTGCCGCCTTCCGAGCACGATGAGGAGGCGTATCGCGGAGCCGGACTCTCCAATCTGGACTACGCGTTGTGTGCAGAAGAAATGGGGCGTGTGGGCTTCGCATCAGAAGCGTTCAACTGCTCGGCACCCGATACCGGGAATATGGAGGTTCTGCACCGCTACGGATCGCCGGAGCAGAAGGCGCAATGGCTGAGGCCGCTTCTTGATGGAGAAATCCGTTCGGCGTTCCTGATGACAGAACCCGATGTTGCCTCTTCCGATGCGACCAACATCCAGACCTCGATCCGCCGTGAGGGAGACGAATACGTTATCAACGGGCGCAAATGGTGGTCTTCCGGCGTTGGCGATCCGCGCTGCAAGGTGGCGATCGTCATGGGCAAAACCGACCCGGACGCGAATGCGCACCAGCAACAATCGCAGATCCTCGTGCCGCTCGACACTCCCGGCGTCGAGATCGTACGCATGCTGCCAGTGTTCGGTTATGACGGAGCTCCACACGGCCATGGCGAAGTGGTGCTGCGCGATGTCCGGGTTCCTGCCAGCAATATCATACTCGGAGAGGGTCGCGGGTTTGAAATCGCGCAAGGCAGGCTCGGTCCTGGCCGAATTCATCATTGCATGCGCGCAATCGGTGCCGCCGAACGCGCTATCGAGAAGATGGCCGAGAGGCTTCAATCGCGGGTCGCATTCGGCAAGCGCCTGTCCGAGCAGTCGGTGTGGGAACAACGCCTGGGTGAAGCGCGGCTCGATATCGAGATGACCCGACTTCTCTGCCTCAAGGCCGCGGACATGATGGACAAGGCTGGTAACAAAGCCGCAAAGCTCGAGATCGCGCTGATCAAGGTTGCTGCACCAAGAACGGCATTGCGCGTTCTAGATCATGCCATGCAGGCTCATGGAGCGGGCGGTCTTTCGGACGATTTTGGTCTGGCCGAAGTCTATGCCGGGATGCGAGCCCTGCGAATTGCCGATGGACCCGATGAAGTCCACTTGCGATCGATTGCTCGAATGGAATTCGGGAAATTCAGGGACCGCATGGCCGACTGGCGAGATCGCAGAGGCTCATGA
- a CDS encoding AlpA family transcriptional regulator yields MPFLADSDNGCSQRPKIKRFLRLREVLHRTGLGRSTVYRWMDEGRFPKSVRLGGRSVAWIEHEIDEWLMSRSK; encoded by the coding sequence ATGCCGTTTCTTGCGGACTCAGATAATGGGTGCTCCCAGAGGCCAAAGATCAAACGGTTCCTCAGACTGCGAGAGGTCCTTCATCGGACCGGCTTGGGCAGGTCTACGGTCTATCGCTGGATGGACGAAGGCAGGTTCCCGAAGTCGGTTCGCCTAGGTGGTCGTTCGGTCGCCTGGATCGAGCACGAGATCGACGAATGGTTGATGAGCCGGAGCAAGTGA
- a CDS encoding tyrosine-type recombinase/integrase has translation MGKLTALQIRNLKEPGRYGDGDGLALVVTGPNKGYWVLRSTIKGKRRDIGLGSLSLVSLKEARENAFEMRRDIQRGIDPIAERKKQEVVVPKFADAARAVHREQKASWKNGKHRDQWITTLEKYAFPTLGDRLVNDIEGPLIRDCLLSIWVEKPETARRVKQRIGVILDWAYANGMRETEAPMRSLGRALPRQPKQDSHFAAMAYEDIPTFFAHLHKRTSVARIALEFLILCASRSGEVRGAKWAEIDLKNRLWTIPAERMKVGREHVVPLTDAAISVLQRARPFYAECSDLIFPGRNVLRPMSDMTLLKILRYAKLPFTVHGFRSSFRDWAAEQTSYPGEVAEAALAHSVANKVEAAYRRTNYLDKRRDLMREWAAFCTGNGRLH, from the coding sequence ATGGGAAAGCTCACCGCACTGCAGATTCGAAACCTCAAAGAACCAGGACGTTACGGAGACGGCGACGGCTTGGCGCTTGTCGTAACAGGTCCAAACAAGGGTTACTGGGTGCTCCGCAGCACGATCAAAGGCAAGCGTCGCGATATCGGACTTGGGTCACTTTCGCTCGTGTCTCTGAAGGAAGCGCGAGAGAACGCCTTCGAAATGCGCCGCGACATCCAACGCGGCATCGATCCGATAGCTGAGCGCAAGAAGCAAGAGGTTGTGGTGCCGAAATTCGCCGATGCTGCGCGTGCCGTACACCGTGAACAGAAGGCGAGCTGGAAGAACGGCAAGCATCGCGATCAATGGATCACGACGCTGGAAAAGTATGCCTTCCCAACGCTCGGAGATCGCCTGGTTAATGATATCGAAGGCCCGTTGATCCGTGATTGCCTACTTTCCATCTGGGTGGAAAAGCCGGAGACAGCTCGCCGCGTAAAGCAACGCATCGGGGTCATTCTCGACTGGGCTTATGCAAACGGAATGCGCGAAACCGAGGCGCCTATGCGGTCGCTCGGTCGCGCGCTTCCGCGCCAACCGAAACAGGACAGCCACTTCGCTGCAATGGCATACGAGGACATTCCAACGTTCTTCGCGCACCTTCACAAGCGGACCAGCGTCGCCCGTATCGCTCTCGAATTCCTGATACTCTGCGCTTCACGCTCAGGCGAAGTGCGTGGTGCCAAGTGGGCCGAGATTGATCTCAAGAACAGGCTTTGGACCATTCCCGCCGAACGCATGAAAGTTGGTAGGGAACATGTTGTTCCGCTGACCGACGCCGCGATCAGTGTCTTGCAACGGGCACGCCCGTTCTATGCCGAGTGCAGCGACTTGATCTTTCCTGGCCGCAATGTTCTGCGCCCAATGTCAGATATGACGCTCTTGAAGATCCTTCGCTACGCCAAGCTGCCCTTCACCGTGCACGGCTTCCGGTCTTCGTTTCGCGACTGGGCAGCAGAACAAACGAGCTACCCGGGCGAGGTCGCAGAGGCAGCTCTCGCTCACTCAGTCGCGAACAAGGTCGAAGCCGCTTATCGACGCACAAATTATCTCGATAAGCGGCGCGACCTGATGCGCGAATGGGCCGCCTTCTGTACCGGCAATGGCAGGCTCCACTGA